DNA sequence from the Agromyces aureus genome:
CGCGGTCGCCGCGGCCAGCACGACGAGGGCCGTCGGCCTCCGCCGTCGAGAAGTGGTGCGCATCGCTCATCCTCTCCGCGGCGCGCGGCGCCGCCTCAGCGCGGGCACGGCTGGTCGCCCGCCCGGCACATCCGGACGATACGCAGGGGCGGTGGGCGCGGCATCCGCAATTCCACCTACGCACGGGACGCCGGCGCCGGCCATGAACGCGCGACAGTGCGGCGCGGCATCCGACCCCCACCGGATGCCGCGCCGCGGCCTCTGCTCCCCGTCAGGACGGGGCCGTGCTCAACGGGGCGTCGCCCGCCGGATCACGAGGTAGCCGCCGATTGCGCAGACCACCGCGAGCCCGAGCACGATCGTGAAGACCCCGATGGTGCCGATGGAGGCGAACCACGTCCACACCGCGATCCACTGGTTCGTGGCGGTGATGATGGCGATGCCGCCGAGCACGACCACGACCACGACCGCGGTGAGCGACAGCATGCCCTTCATGCGCCACCGCATGTAGATCGTCGTGGCGCCGGCGCCGACGAAGAGTACGAACAGCTGCAGGGCGAACGACGTGTAGAAGTCGGCCAACCAGGTGCTCTGCCCGTACCAGAGTGCGTCGAACATGCCGGCACCGACCCACCACCCGTTGGTCAGCTTCTCGAGCTGCACGAGGGTCGCGATGGCCGCCGCCATCTCGATGGCGACGAGCACGAACGTCACGCTCGTGCCGAGCCAATAGTCGCGACGCGTGGCGCCGAACCCGAGCGCGAATGAGAACGTGAACGCGATCGCCTGCACGCCGACGGCCACGAGGTACCACTGCGGCGAGAGCACGGCCCAGCTGTAGCGGAAGCCCTCGAGCACCTTGTCGGCCGGGGCGCCCGAGCTCGTGATGATGAGCGCGAGCACGACCGTGATCGCCCAGGCGCCGCCCAGGATCATCCACGGGATGCCGAAGAAGATCGACGGGTTGACGGTCTGGAGGCGCACGATGCGCCAGATCTCGTTGAGGCGCGATCGCCCCTCGGTGCGCACGAGCGGAGTCGCGGTTGCGGTGGTCATGCTGCCTTCTCCTGTTCGGTCGAGCCGGCGAGGTCGGTGCCGGTGAGGTGCACGATGAGCTGCTGGAGCGACACCGGCGCGAGCTCGAGTCCGAGCTCGGCGGCCCTGATGCGCTCGGCCTGGTCGAGCCGGCCGTCGATCGTGACGGACGCGAGACCGCCGATGCCCTCGCGGCCGATCACCGGGCGGTCGGCGGTGAACGCGTCGACCGCGGCGCGGGCGCCGGCGATCGTGGTCGCCGAGCCGCGCACCTCCTCGGCGTCACGGTCGAGCAGGATGCGGCCCTGGTCGATGAGGATCACGTGCTCGAGGAGGTTCGCGACCTCGTCGATCAGGTGCGTCGAGAGCACGATCGTGCGGGGGTGCTCCGCGTAGTCCTCGAGGAGGCGGTCGTAGAAGATGTGCCGGGCGACCGCGTCGAGGCCGAGGTACGGCTCGTCGAAGAACGTCAGCGGGGCACGGCTCGCGAGGCCGACGATCACGCCGACGGCGCTCAGCTGGCCGCGCGAGAGCTTCTTGATGCGGCGCTTGAGCGGCAGCCGGAAGTCGGCGACGAGACGCTCCGCGAACGCGGCATCCCAGTTCTCGAAGAACCAGGGGGCGGCCTTGAACACGTGCGCCGGCGTGAAGTCCTCGGGGTAGCGCTGCGACTCGGCGATGAAGCAGAGGCGGCGCAGCACGTCGGCATGCTCGGCCGGTGCGCGACCGAAGACCTCGAGCTCGCCCGAGTTCGCGAAGAGCTGGCCGGTGAGCAGCTGCATGATGGTGGTCTTGCCGGCGCCGTTGCGGCCGAGCAGGCCGTAGATGCGGTTCTCCTCGAGCGTGAAGTCGACGGCGTCGACCGCGGTGAACGAGCCGTAGCGCTTGGTGAGCCCCTGCGCACGAACGACGGTGGTCATGATTCGATCCTTTCAGCGCGGATGAGCGCAGCGAGCTGGTCGATGTCGAGCCCGAGCTTCTCGGCTTCGACGATGAGCGGTCTGATGTAGGCGGCGGCGAACTCGTCTCGCCGCCGCTCGACGAGGCGCGCCCTCGCGCCGGTGGTGACGAACATGCCGATGCCCCTTCGTTTCTCGACGATCCCGTCGTCGACGAGCCGGTTGACGCCCCGCAGGGCGGTGGCCGGGTTGATGCGGTGGAAGGTCGCGAACTCGTTGATCGACGGGATCTGCGCGCCCTCGGCGAGCGTGCCCTCGATGATGTCGTTCTCGACCTGTTCGGTGATCTGGATGAAGATCGGTCGCGATTCGTCCATGCCGCCTCGCCCCTGCTGGTTCGTTGGTTAGTTGCTTCACTGACTAACCAACCATGTGCCGGCGCGTCTGTCAAGACCTCGCGCAGATCCGCGCACCGCAATCCCGGCACCGGGGCTGTCGCCATGCGCATCGCGGCCCTAGGTTTGAGGGCATCGAGCACTCGACGGCGCACGGCGGCTGAGAGGGGGGTCCGCATGGCGGCAGCGGCAGCGACGGCCCTCGTGCTCATCATCGTGTGGAGCACCTTCTCCCGACCGCTCGATCGGCGCGGGATCACGTCGGCGCTGTTCCTCGCGGCAGCGGGCTTGGCCGTCAGCCTCGTCCTGCCCGACGCGCTCGACATCTCGATGGAGACCATCGTCGCGGAACGCGTGGCCGAGATCGCCCTCGCGCTGCTCCTGTTCAGCGACGCCACCCGCCTGGACCTTCCAGCCCTGCGCCACCACATGTCGTGGCCGGGCCGGCTCCTGCTGATCGGCCTCCCGCTGACCATGCTCCTCGGCATCGGAGTCGGCGTGCTCGTGTTCCCCGACATGGCCATCGCGTCGGTCGTGCTGCTGGCGACGATGCTCGCGTCCACGGATGCCGCGCTCGGCCAGAAGGTCGTCTCCGACGAGAAGGTTCCCGGCCGAGTCCGGCAGGCCCTCGACGTCGAGAGCGGCCTCAACGACGGCCTGGCCGTGCCGTTCTTCCTGGTCGCGCTGTCGATCGCCAACGCCGAACTCGAGACGGGCATCACCAGCGCGGTCGTGGCCAGCATGGCCGAGCAGATCGGCTGGGGCCTCGTCGGCGGCGCGAGTGCCGGGATCCTCGGCGGGCTGCTGTTCCGGATGGGCGAACGGCGCCAGTGGGTCGGTCGGGAGTGGCGCCAGATCCTGCCCTTCGCAGCAGCGCTGCTGTCCTTCGTGATCGCGGACGGCCTCGGCGGCAGCGGGTTCATCGCGGCGTTCGTCGGCGGCGTCGTGTTCGGACGCCTCGCCGGCCCGGCCAGGTCGACCGTGAGCATCTTCGCCGAGCAGGCGGGCGAGGTGTTCGCCGCCATCACCTGGATCGGCTTCGGAGCCCTGGCCCTGACGCGCGCGATCCCCCACATCACCTGGCAGGTCGTGCTCTACGCCGCGCTCAGCCTCACGATCGTTCGCATGGTCCCCGTGGCGATCGCCCTCGCCGGACGCGGAGCGCGGCTCCAGACCATCGCGTTCATCGGCTGGTTCGGGCCACGCGGACTCGCCTCGCTCGTCTTCGTCCTGCTCGCGGTCGAGGAGGGCGTCCCAGAGGGCGAGGTCGTGCTCTCCACCGTGGTGGCCACCGTCGCGCTCAGCGTGCTGCTGCACGGCCTGACATCCGTGCCGCTCGTCGGCGTGTACCACCGCTGGTACACGGCGCACGCCGCCGGCCACCCGGCCGCGGGCGAGGCCAGGCCCACCATGATCCCTCGACGTCGACGCCAACTCGCGAGCCCGACGCGGTCGGACACCGACCCATCCGAGGACGTCCGGCCGTAGGCTGAGGCGATGATCCGCCACACGGTCGCCTTCCGCCTGCACCACCCCGCCGGTTCCGACGAGGAGCGCGACTTCCTCGCCGCGAACGCCGCGCTCGGGAGCATCCCGGGCGTGGAGCGCTTCGAACTGCTGCGGCAGGTGAGTCCCAAGAACGACTTCACGTACTTCGTCTCGATGGAGTTCGCCGACCAGGCCGCGTACGACGCGTACAACACGCATCCCGACCATGTCGAGTTCGTGCAGGGCCGCTGGGTTCCCGAGGTGGCCGACTTCCTCGAGATCGACGTCGTGCCGCTCGAGGGCTGAAACCGCCCGCGCCGAACGGGTCGCGCCGAACGACTGGCGTCAGGCTCCGGTGCGCCGCCGCGGCATCCGGAGCCGGCCCTGCGCCAGCAGGATGCCGAGCAGCACGAGCAGCGCCCCGATCGGCTCGTGCCAGGAGAAGCGCTCCCCGAGCAGGATGAAGCCGAGCGCGACACCCACGAGCGGCGTCACGTAGGTGACCGTGGAGGTGGCCGTCGGACCCCAGGCGCGCAACACGTTGATGTTCCAGATGTACGCGAGGCCCGTGCCGAGGATGCCGAGCGCGAGCAGCGAGGCGACGACGGTCCAGTCGAGGTCGACCGGTTCGAGCGCGAGCCACGGCGTGAGCGCGAGCATCACGAGCGCCGACACGCCGATCGAGAGGAACGCGAACGTCGCGGGCGCGATCGGACGCTGGCTGAGGAACTTGCGCTGGTACCCGAACGTGAAGCCGTAGCAGAGGGTGGCCACGAGACAGGCGAGCTGCCCGGCGAGCGACCCGGTGAGCGCCGAGTACTGCCATGGGCCGATCACCACGATGACGCCGAGGATGCCGACCGCGACGCCCGCCCACTTGCCGAGCCCGAGCTTCTCGACCCGGAACACGAGCGTGGCCATGAGGGCCGTCATGATCGGCGTCGTCGCGTTGTAGATCGACGCGAGACTCGACGAGACGTACTGCTCGGCCCACGCGAAGCACAGGTACGGGATCACGCACGTCGTGAGCGACACCACGAGGAAGTGCACCCAGACGATGCCCTCGCGCGGCAGCAGCGGCCCCGGCGTGCCGTCGGGTCTCGCGACGCGGGGCCGCATGATCAGCACGATGATGCCGAGCGCGAGGCCGCCGAGCACCGTGCGCGACCACGCGACCTGCCCGAACGAGACGCCCTCGAGCGCGACCTTCATGAAGAGGAAGCTCGATCCCCACACGAGGCCCATCGCGATGAACTGCAGCAGCGTCGATACGCTCCGACCCTGACGAGGGGCGGATGCCGCGGGGCCGGCGGGTGCGGTGACGGGGGCGGCCGCTGGGCGGGCTGCGGGGGTGGGGCTCGAACTCACCTTGCGAGGCTACGCCCGTGCGCGATGCGCTCCGAGCCGTTGACGGCTCGATGTCCGGAATCCGCCGAATGACGGCAGGGTCTCGCCGTCGCTGGTCTCCGCCCGCCTGCCCGCCTTCCCGCCCGCCTGCCCTTCCTCCCCTCACGGCAGCAGCACGCACGGCATTGCAAACGCTTGCACCCCACAGCGCCCGGAGCCATAGGCTGGCCCGCATGACCACTCCCATCGTGATCTCCGGCGCCGCCTCGTGGAACCGCATCGTGCTGCTCGACCGCCTGCCGGAGCCCGTGCCGCACATGCAGTTCGCGCTCGGCGAGCACGAGACGATCGGCGGCACGTCCGCGGGCAAGGCGCTCGGACTCGTCGGGCTCGGACACGCGGTGCGCCTGCACACCCTCATCGGCGCGGATGCCGACGGCGAGCGCGTGCGGCGGCTGCTCGCGGCATCCGGAATCGAGGTCGACGACCTGCCCGCCGACGCCACCGAGCGGCACCTCAACCTGATGA
Encoded proteins:
- a CDS encoding ABC transporter ATP-binding protein encodes the protein MTTVVRAQGLTKRYGSFTAVDAVDFTLEENRIYGLLGRNGAGKTTIMQLLTGQLFANSGELEVFGRAPAEHADVLRRLCFIAESQRYPEDFTPAHVFKAAPWFFENWDAAFAERLVADFRLPLKRRIKKLSRGQLSAVGVIVGLASRAPLTFFDEPYLGLDAVARHIFYDRLLEDYAEHPRTIVLSTHLIDEVANLLEHVILIDQGRILLDRDAEEVRGSATTIAGARAAVDAFTADRPVIGREGIGGLASVTIDGRLDQAERIRAAELGLELAPVSLQQLIVHLTGTDLAGSTEQEKAA
- a CDS encoding GntR family transcriptional regulator, which encodes MDESRPIFIQITEQVENDIIEGTLAEGAQIPSINEFATFHRINPATALRGVNRLVDDGIVEKRRGIGMFVTTGARARLVERRRDEFAAAYIRPLIVEAEKLGLDIDQLAALIRAERIES
- a CDS encoding cation:proton antiporter, with product MAAAAATALVLIIVWSTFSRPLDRRGITSALFLAAAGLAVSLVLPDALDISMETIVAERVAEIALALLLFSDATRLDLPALRHHMSWPGRLLLIGLPLTMLLGIGVGVLVFPDMAIASVVLLATMLASTDAALGQKVVSDEKVPGRVRQALDVESGLNDGLAVPFFLVALSIANAELETGITSAVVASMAEQIGWGLVGGASAGILGGLLFRMGERRQWVGREWRQILPFAAALLSFVIADGLGGSGFIAAFVGGVVFGRLAGPARSTVSIFAEQAGEVFAAITWIGFGALALTRAIPHITWQVVLYAALSLTIVRMVPVAIALAGRGARLQTIAFIGWFGPRGLASLVFVLLAVEEGVPEGEVVLSTVVATVALSVLLHGLTSVPLVGVYHRWYTAHAAGHPAAGEARPTMIPRRRRQLASPTRSDTDPSEDVRP
- a CDS encoding Dabb family protein, yielding MIRHTVAFRLHHPAGSDEERDFLAANAALGSIPGVERFELLRQVSPKNDFTYFVSMEFADQAAYDAYNTHPDHVEFVQGRWVPEVADFLEIDVVPLEG
- a CDS encoding DMT family transporter, with amino-acid sequence MGLVWGSSFLFMKVALEGVSFGQVAWSRTVLGGLALGIIVLIMRPRVARPDGTPGPLLPREGIVWVHFLVVSLTTCVIPYLCFAWAEQYVSSSLASIYNATTPIMTALMATLVFRVEKLGLGKWAGVAVGILGVIVVIGPWQYSALTGSLAGQLACLVATLCYGFTFGYQRKFLSQRPIAPATFAFLSIGVSALVMLALTPWLALEPVDLDWTVVASLLALGILGTGLAYIWNINVLRAWGPTATSTVTYVTPLVGVALGFILLGERFSWHEPIGALLVLLGILLAQGRLRMPRRRTGA